Proteins from one Rhinopithecus roxellana isolate Shanxi Qingling chromosome 20, ASM756505v1, whole genome shotgun sequence genomic window:
- the KIFC3 gene encoding kinesin-like protein KIFC3 isoform X6 codes for MVENERLRQEMRRCEAELQELRAKPAGPCPGCEHSQESAQLRDKLSQLQLEMAESKGMLSELNLEVQQKTDRLAEVELRLKDCLAEKAQEEERLSRRLRDSHETIASLRAQSPPVKYVIKTVEVESPKTKQALSESQARNQHLQEQVAMQRQVLKEMEQQLQSSHQLTARLRAQIAMYESELERAHGQMLEEMQSLEEDKNRAIEEAFARAQVEMKAVHENLAGVRTNLLTLQPALRTLTNDYNGLKRQVRGFPLLLQEALRSVKAEIGQAIEEVNSNNQELLRKYRRELQLRKKCHNELVRLKGNIRVIARVRPVTKEDGEGPEATNAVTFDADDDSIIHLLHKGKPVSFELDKVFSPQASQQDVFQEVQALITSCIDGFNVCIFAYGQTGAGKTYTMEGTPENPGINQRALQLLFSEVQEKASDWEYTITVSAAEIYNEVLRDLLGKEPQEKLEIRLCPDGSGQLYVPGLTEFQVQSVDDINKVFEFGHTNRTTEFTNLNEHSSRSHALLIVTVRGMDCSTGLRTTGKLNLVDLAGSERVGKSGAEGSRLREAQHINKSLSALGDVIAALRSRQGHVPFRNSKLTYLLQDSLSGDSKTLMVVQVSPVEKNTSETLYSLKFAERVRSVELGPGLRRAELGSWSSQEHLEWEPACQTPQPSARAHSAPSSGTSSRPGSIRRKLQPSGKSRPLPV; via the exons ATGGTGGAGAATGAGCGACTGAGACAGGAGATGCGGCGCTGCGAGGCCGAGCTGCAAGAGCTACGTGCAAAGCCAGCAGGTCCCTGCCCAGGTTGTGAGCACAGCCAG GAGAGTGCCCAGCTCCGTGACAAGCTGTCCCAGCTGCAGCTGGAGATGGCGGAGAGCAAAGGGATGCTGTCAGAGCTGAACCTGGAGGTGCAGCAGAAGACTGACCGGCTGGCTGAGGTGGAGCTGCGGCTCAAGGACTGCCTGGCTGAGAAGGCACAGGAGGAGGAACGACTCAGCCGGCGCCTGCGTGACAGCCATGAGACTATTGCCAGCCTGCGGGCCCAGTCCCCACCTGTCAAG TATGTCATCAAGACAGTGGAGGTGGAGTCACCTAAGACCAAGCAGGCCCTCAGCGAGTCCCAGGCCCGGAACCAGCACCTGCAGGAGCAGGTGGCTATGCAGAGGCAAGTGCTGAAGGAGATGGAACAGCAGCTGCAGAGCTCACACCAGCTGACCGCGCGGCTCCGGGCACAG ATTGCCATGTACGAGTCAGAGCTGGAGCGGGCCCATGGGCAGATGCTGGAGGAGATGCAGTCCCTGGAAGAGGACAAGAACCGGGCCATTGAGGAGGCCTTTGCCAGAGCCCAGGTGGAGATGAAGGCTGTGCATGAGAATCTAGCAG GCGTCCGGACCAACCTGCTGACCCTGCAGCCAGCACTGCGGACCCTCACCAACGACTACAATGGGCTCAAGCGGCAGGTGCGCGGCTTCCCGCTGCTGCTGCAGGAGGCCCTCAGGAGTGTCAAGGCCGAG ATAGGCCAGGCCATCGAGGAGGTCAACAGCAACAACCAGGAGCTGCTGCGCAAGTACCGCCGTGAGCTGCAGCTGCGCAAGAAGTGCCACAACGAGCTCGTGCGGCTGAAAG GGAACATCCGAGTGATTGCTCGTGTCCGGCCAGTCACCAAAGAGGATGGGGAAGGACCTGAGGCCACCAATGCTGTGACTTTCGATGCCGACGACGACTCCATCATCCACCTGCTGCACAAGGGAAAGCCTGTGTCCTTCGAGCTGGACAAGGTGTTCTCCCCACAGGCCTCGCAGCAGGAC GTGTTCCAGGAGGTGCAGGCCCTGATCACCTCTTGCATCGATGGCTTCAATGTCTGCATCTTTGCGTACGGCCAGACGGGTGCTGGCAAGACGTACACGATGGAG GGGACCCCCGAGAACCCAGGTATCAACCAGCGGGCCCTGCAGCTGCTCTTCTCTGAGGTGCAGGAGAAGGCGTCTGACTGGGAGTACACCATCACCGTCAGCGCCGCGGAAATCTACAACGAGGTCCTCAG GGACCTGCTAGGGAAAGAGCCTCAGGAAAAACTGGAGATCCGGCTATGCCCAGATGGCAGTGGGCAGCTGTATGTACCAGGGCTGACTGAGTTCCAGGTGCAGAGCGTGGACGACATCAACAAG GTGTTTGAGTTTGGCCACACCAATCGCACGACGGAGTTCACCAACCTCAACGAGCACAGCTCCCGCTCGCATGCGCTGCTCATCGTGACGGTGCGAGGCATGGACTGCAGCACGGGCCTCCGCACCACGG GGAAGCTGAACCTGGTGGACTTGGCTGGCTCCGAGCGCGTGGGCAAGTCGGGGGCTGAGGGCAGCCGCCTGCGGGAGGCACAGCACATCAACAAGTCGCTGTCAGCTCTGGGGGACGTCATTGCTGCCCTGCGCTCCCGCCAGGGCCACGTGCCCTTCCGCAACTCCAAGCTCACCTACCTGCTGCAGGATTCACTTAgtggtgacagcaagaccctcaTGGTGGTACAG GTGTCCCCTGTGGAGAAGAACACTAGCGAGACGCTGTATTCCCTCAAGTTTGCTGAGCGGGTGCGCTCTGTGGAGCTGGGGCCTGGGCTACGCAGGGCAGAGCTTGGGTCCTGGTCGAGCCAGGAGCATCTAGAG TGGGAGCCGGCTTGTCAGACGCCACAGCCCTCAGCACGGGCCCACTCAGCCCCCAGCTCTGGGACCAGTAGCCGCCCTGGATCCATCCGGAGGAAGCTGCAGCCCTCGG GGAAGTCGCGGCCACTGCCTGTGTGA
- the KIFC3 gene encoding kinesin-like protein KIFC3 isoform X7, translated as MVENERLRQEMRRCEAELQELRAKPAGPCPGCEHSQESAQLRDKLSQLQLEMAESKGMLSELNLEVQQKTDRLAEVELRLKDCLAEKAQEEERLSRRLRDSHETIASLRAQSPPVKYVIKTVEVESPKTKQALSESQARNQHLQEQVAMQRQVLKEMEQQLQSSHQLTARLRAQIAMYESELERAHGQMLEEMQSLEEDKNRAIEEAFARAQVEMKAVHENLAGVRTNLLTLQPALRTLTNDYNGLKRQVRGFPLLLQEALRSVKAEIGQAIEEVNSNNQELLRKYRRELQLRKKCHNELVRLKGNIRVIARVRPVTKEDGEGPEATNAVTFDADDDSIIHLLHKGKPVSFELDKVFSPQASQQDVFQEVQALITSCIDGFNVCIFAYGQTGAGKTYTMEGTPENPGINQRALQLLFSEVQEKASDWEYTITVSAAEIYNEVLRDLLGKEPQEKLEIRLCPDGSGQLYVPGLTEFQVQSVDDINKVFEFGHTNRTTEFTNLNEHSSRSHALLIVTVRGMDCSTGLRTTGKLNLVDLAGSERVGKSGAEGSRLREAQHINKSLSALGDVIAALRSRQGHVPFRNSKLTYLLQDSLSGDSKTLMVVQVSPVEKNTSETLYSLKFAERVRSVELGPGLRRAELGSWSSQEHLEWEPACQTPQPSARAHSAPSSGTSSRPGSIRRKLQPSA; from the exons ATGGTGGAGAATGAGCGACTGAGACAGGAGATGCGGCGCTGCGAGGCCGAGCTGCAAGAGCTACGTGCAAAGCCAGCAGGTCCCTGCCCAGGTTGTGAGCACAGCCAG GAGAGTGCCCAGCTCCGTGACAAGCTGTCCCAGCTGCAGCTGGAGATGGCGGAGAGCAAAGGGATGCTGTCAGAGCTGAACCTGGAGGTGCAGCAGAAGACTGACCGGCTGGCTGAGGTGGAGCTGCGGCTCAAGGACTGCCTGGCTGAGAAGGCACAGGAGGAGGAACGACTCAGCCGGCGCCTGCGTGACAGCCATGAGACTATTGCCAGCCTGCGGGCCCAGTCCCCACCTGTCAAG TATGTCATCAAGACAGTGGAGGTGGAGTCACCTAAGACCAAGCAGGCCCTCAGCGAGTCCCAGGCCCGGAACCAGCACCTGCAGGAGCAGGTGGCTATGCAGAGGCAAGTGCTGAAGGAGATGGAACAGCAGCTGCAGAGCTCACACCAGCTGACCGCGCGGCTCCGGGCACAG ATTGCCATGTACGAGTCAGAGCTGGAGCGGGCCCATGGGCAGATGCTGGAGGAGATGCAGTCCCTGGAAGAGGACAAGAACCGGGCCATTGAGGAGGCCTTTGCCAGAGCCCAGGTGGAGATGAAGGCTGTGCATGAGAATCTAGCAG GCGTCCGGACCAACCTGCTGACCCTGCAGCCAGCACTGCGGACCCTCACCAACGACTACAATGGGCTCAAGCGGCAGGTGCGCGGCTTCCCGCTGCTGCTGCAGGAGGCCCTCAGGAGTGTCAAGGCCGAG ATAGGCCAGGCCATCGAGGAGGTCAACAGCAACAACCAGGAGCTGCTGCGCAAGTACCGCCGTGAGCTGCAGCTGCGCAAGAAGTGCCACAACGAGCTCGTGCGGCTGAAAG GGAACATCCGAGTGATTGCTCGTGTCCGGCCAGTCACCAAAGAGGATGGGGAAGGACCTGAGGCCACCAATGCTGTGACTTTCGATGCCGACGACGACTCCATCATCCACCTGCTGCACAAGGGAAAGCCTGTGTCCTTCGAGCTGGACAAGGTGTTCTCCCCACAGGCCTCGCAGCAGGAC GTGTTCCAGGAGGTGCAGGCCCTGATCACCTCTTGCATCGATGGCTTCAATGTCTGCATCTTTGCGTACGGCCAGACGGGTGCTGGCAAGACGTACACGATGGAG GGGACCCCCGAGAACCCAGGTATCAACCAGCGGGCCCTGCAGCTGCTCTTCTCTGAGGTGCAGGAGAAGGCGTCTGACTGGGAGTACACCATCACCGTCAGCGCCGCGGAAATCTACAACGAGGTCCTCAG GGACCTGCTAGGGAAAGAGCCTCAGGAAAAACTGGAGATCCGGCTATGCCCAGATGGCAGTGGGCAGCTGTATGTACCAGGGCTGACTGAGTTCCAGGTGCAGAGCGTGGACGACATCAACAAG GTGTTTGAGTTTGGCCACACCAATCGCACGACGGAGTTCACCAACCTCAACGAGCACAGCTCCCGCTCGCATGCGCTGCTCATCGTGACGGTGCGAGGCATGGACTGCAGCACGGGCCTCCGCACCACGG GGAAGCTGAACCTGGTGGACTTGGCTGGCTCCGAGCGCGTGGGCAAGTCGGGGGCTGAGGGCAGCCGCCTGCGGGAGGCACAGCACATCAACAAGTCGCTGTCAGCTCTGGGGGACGTCATTGCTGCCCTGCGCTCCCGCCAGGGCCACGTGCCCTTCCGCAACTCCAAGCTCACCTACCTGCTGCAGGATTCACTTAgtggtgacagcaagaccctcaTGGTGGTACAG GTGTCCCCTGTGGAGAAGAACACTAGCGAGACGCTGTATTCCCTCAAGTTTGCTGAGCGGGTGCGCTCTGTGGAGCTGGGGCCTGGGCTACGCAGGGCAGAGCTTGGGTCCTGGTCGAGCCAGGAGCATCTAGAG TGGGAGCCGGCTTGTCAGACGCCACAGCCCTCAGCACGGGCCCACTCAGCCCCCAGCTCTGGGACCAGTAGCCGCCCTGGATCCATCCGGAGGAAGCTGCAGCCCTCGG CCTGA
- the KIFC3 gene encoding kinesin-like protein KIFC3 isoform X5, which yields MNVENTGGRLFGSRRCLSLSGPPGAAPVVHRMVEAMSQLQEEKAQLQEELVVLRERLVLCDSDQQATSTQLQNQVEHLKEKLISQAQEVSRLRSELGGTDLEKHRDLLMVENERLRQEMRRCEAELQELRAKPAGPCPGCEHSQESAQLRDKLSQLQLEMAESKGMLSELNLEVQQKTDRLAEVELRLKDCLAEKAQEEERLSRRLRDSHETIASLRAQSPPVKYVIKTVEVESPKTKQALSESQARNQHLQEQVAMQRQVLKEMEQQLQSSHQLTARLRAQIAMYESELERAHGQMLEEMQSLEEDKNRAIEEAFARAQVEMKAVHENLAGVRTNLLTLQPALRTLTNDYNGLKRQVRGFPLLLQEALRSVKAEIGQAIEEVNSNNQELLRKYRRELQLRKKCHNELVRLKGNIRVIARVRPVTKEDGEGPEATNAVTFDADDDSIIHLLHKGKPVSFELDKVFSPQASQQDVFQEVQALITSCIDGFNVCIFAYGQTGAGKTYTMEGTPENPGINQRALQLLFSEVQEKASDWEYTITVSAAEIYNEVLRDLLGKEPQEKLEIRLCPDGSGQLYVPGLTEFQVQSVDDINKVFEFGHTNRTTEFTNLNEHSSRSHALLIVTVRGMDCSTGLRTTGKLNLVDLAGSERVGKSGAEGSRLREAQHINKSLSALGDVIAALRSRQGHVPFRNSKLTYLLQDSLSGDSKTLMVVQVSPVEKNTSETLYSLKFAERVRSVELGPGLRRAELGSWSSQEHLEWEPACQTPQPSARAHSAPSSGTSSRPGSIRRKLQPSGKSRPLPV from the exons GTGGAACACCTGAAGGAGAAGCTTATTAGCCAGGCCCAGGAAGTGAGCCGACTGCGATCTGAGCTG GGGGGCACCGACTTGGAGAAGCACCGGGACCTGCTGATGGTGGAGAATGAGCGACTGAGACAGGAGATGCGGCGCTGCGAGGCCGAGCTGCAAGAGCTACGTGCAAAGCCAGCAGGTCCCTGCCCAGGTTGTGAGCACAGCCAG GAGAGTGCCCAGCTCCGTGACAAGCTGTCCCAGCTGCAGCTGGAGATGGCGGAGAGCAAAGGGATGCTGTCAGAGCTGAACCTGGAGGTGCAGCAGAAGACTGACCGGCTGGCTGAGGTGGAGCTGCGGCTCAAGGACTGCCTGGCTGAGAAGGCACAGGAGGAGGAACGACTCAGCCGGCGCCTGCGTGACAGCCATGAGACTATTGCCAGCCTGCGGGCCCAGTCCCCACCTGTCAAG TATGTCATCAAGACAGTGGAGGTGGAGTCACCTAAGACCAAGCAGGCCCTCAGCGAGTCCCAGGCCCGGAACCAGCACCTGCAGGAGCAGGTGGCTATGCAGAGGCAAGTGCTGAAGGAGATGGAACAGCAGCTGCAGAGCTCACACCAGCTGACCGCGCGGCTCCGGGCACAG ATTGCCATGTACGAGTCAGAGCTGGAGCGGGCCCATGGGCAGATGCTGGAGGAGATGCAGTCCCTGGAAGAGGACAAGAACCGGGCCATTGAGGAGGCCTTTGCCAGAGCCCAGGTGGAGATGAAGGCTGTGCATGAGAATCTAGCAG GCGTCCGGACCAACCTGCTGACCCTGCAGCCAGCACTGCGGACCCTCACCAACGACTACAATGGGCTCAAGCGGCAGGTGCGCGGCTTCCCGCTGCTGCTGCAGGAGGCCCTCAGGAGTGTCAAGGCCGAG ATAGGCCAGGCCATCGAGGAGGTCAACAGCAACAACCAGGAGCTGCTGCGCAAGTACCGCCGTGAGCTGCAGCTGCGCAAGAAGTGCCACAACGAGCTCGTGCGGCTGAAAG GGAACATCCGAGTGATTGCTCGTGTCCGGCCAGTCACCAAAGAGGATGGGGAAGGACCTGAGGCCACCAATGCTGTGACTTTCGATGCCGACGACGACTCCATCATCCACCTGCTGCACAAGGGAAAGCCTGTGTCCTTCGAGCTGGACAAGGTGTTCTCCCCACAGGCCTCGCAGCAGGAC GTGTTCCAGGAGGTGCAGGCCCTGATCACCTCTTGCATCGATGGCTTCAATGTCTGCATCTTTGCGTACGGCCAGACGGGTGCTGGCAAGACGTACACGATGGAG GGGACCCCCGAGAACCCAGGTATCAACCAGCGGGCCCTGCAGCTGCTCTTCTCTGAGGTGCAGGAGAAGGCGTCTGACTGGGAGTACACCATCACCGTCAGCGCCGCGGAAATCTACAACGAGGTCCTCAG GGACCTGCTAGGGAAAGAGCCTCAGGAAAAACTGGAGATCCGGCTATGCCCAGATGGCAGTGGGCAGCTGTATGTACCAGGGCTGACTGAGTTCCAGGTGCAGAGCGTGGACGACATCAACAAG GTGTTTGAGTTTGGCCACACCAATCGCACGACGGAGTTCACCAACCTCAACGAGCACAGCTCCCGCTCGCATGCGCTGCTCATCGTGACGGTGCGAGGCATGGACTGCAGCACGGGCCTCCGCACCACGG GGAAGCTGAACCTGGTGGACTTGGCTGGCTCCGAGCGCGTGGGCAAGTCGGGGGCTGAGGGCAGCCGCCTGCGGGAGGCACAGCACATCAACAAGTCGCTGTCAGCTCTGGGGGACGTCATTGCTGCCCTGCGCTCCCGCCAGGGCCACGTGCCCTTCCGCAACTCCAAGCTCACCTACCTGCTGCAGGATTCACTTAgtggtgacagcaagaccctcaTGGTGGTACAG GTGTCCCCTGTGGAGAAGAACACTAGCGAGACGCTGTATTCCCTCAAGTTTGCTGAGCGGGTGCGCTCTGTGGAGCTGGGGCCTGGGCTACGCAGGGCAGAGCTTGGGTCCTGGTCGAGCCAGGAGCATCTAGAG TGGGAGCCGGCTTGTCAGACGCCACAGCCCTCAGCACGGGCCCACTCAGCCCCCAGCTCTGGGACCAGTAGCCGCCCTGGATCCATCCGGAGGAAGCTGCAGCCCTCGG GGAAGTCGCGGCCACTGCCTGTGTGA
- the KATNB1 gene encoding katanin p80 WD40 repeat-containing subunit B1 isoform X1, with product MATPVVTKTAWKLQEIVAHASNVSSLVLGKASGRLLATGGDDCRVNLWSINKPNCIMSLTGHTSPVESVRLNTPEELIVAGSQSGSIRVWDLEAAKILRTLMGHKANICSLDFHPYGEFVASGSQDTNIKLWDIRRKGCVFRYRGHSQAVRCLRFSPDGKWLASAADDHTVKLWDLTAGKMMSEFPGHTGPVNVVEFHPNEYLLASGSSDRTIRFWDLEKFQVVSCIEGEPGPVRSVLFNPDGCCLYSGCQDSLRVYGWEPERCFDVVLVNWGKVADLAICNDQLIGVAFSQSNVSSYVVDLTRVTRTGTVARDPVQDHRPLAQPPPNPSAPLRRIYERPSTTCSKPQRVKQNSESERRSPSSEDDRDERESRAEIQNAEDYNEIFQPKNSISRTPPRRSEPFPAPPEDGELDAATAKEAAKPSSAMDVQFPVPNPEVLPRPPVVASTPAPKAEPAIIPATRNEPIGLKASDFLPAVKIPQQAELVDEDAMSQIRKGHDTMCVVLTSRHKNLDTVRAVWTTGDIKTSVDSAVAINDLSVVVDLLNIVNQKASLWKLDLCTTVLPQIEKLLQSKYESYVQTGCTSLKLILQRFLPLITDMLAAPPSVGVDISREERLHKCRLCYKQLKSISGLVKSKSGLSGRHGSTFRELHLLMASLD from the exons AGCCTGACGGGCCACACGTCCCCAGTGGAGAGCGTCCGCCTCAACACCCCCGAGGAGCTCATCGTGGCTGGCTCCCAGTCGGGCTCCATCCGTGTCTGGGACCTGGAAGCTGCCAAAA TTCTTCGCACACTTATGGGACACAAAGCCAACATCTGCAGCCTGGATTTCCACCCGTACGGCGAGTTCGTAGCCTCCGGTTCCCAGGACACGAACATCAAG CTCTGGGACATCAGGAGGAAAGGCTGTGTCTTCCGATACAGG GGGCACAGCCAGGCCGTGCGGTGTCTCCGGTTCAGCCCCGATGGGAAGTGGTTGGCGTCGGCCGCAGATGACCACACCGTGAAG CTCTGGGATCTCACTGCTGGCAAGATGATGTCTGAGTTCCCTGGTCACACGGGGCCTGTCAATGTGGTCGAGTTTCACCCCAACGAGTACCTCCTGGCCTCTGGCAGCTCTGACAG GACAATCCGTTTCTGGGACCTAGAGAAGTTCCAGGTGGTGAGCTGCATCGAAGGGGAGCCTGGGCCTGTCAG GAGTGTCCTGTTCAACCCCGACGGCTGCTGCCTGTACAGCGGCTGCCAGGACTCGCTGCGTGTCTACGGCTGGGAACCTGAGCGGTGCTTTGATGTGGTCCTCGTCAACTGGGGCAAGGTGGCCGACCTGGCCATCTGCAATGACCAGTTG atAGGTGTGGCCTTCTCCCAGAGCAACGTCTCCTCCTACGTGGTGGATCTGACACGTGTCACCAGGACTGGCACGGTGGCCCGGGACCCTGTGCAGGACCACCGGCCCCTGGCACAGCCACCACCCAACCCCAGTGCCCCGCTCCGGCGCATCTACGAGCGGCCCAGCACAACCTGCAGCAAGCCTCAGAG GGTGAAGCAGAACTCAGAGAGCGAGCGCCGCAGCCCCAGCAGCGAGGATGACCGGGACGAGCGCGAGTCCCGCGCAGAGATCCAGAACGCCGAGGACTACAACGAGATCTTTCAGCCCAAGAACAGCATCA GTCGGACACCACCCCGGAGAAGTGAGCCCTTCCCTGCACCCCCAGAGGACGGTGAGTTGG ATGCAGCCACAGCAAAGGAGGCAGCAAAGCCCAGCTCTGCCATGGATGTGCAGTTCCCAGTGCCAAAC CCGGAGGTCCTGCCCCGGCCCCCAGTGGTTGCTTCCACACCTGCACCCAAGGCTGAGCCTGCCATCATCCCTGCCACCCGGAATGAGCCCATCGGGCTGAAGGCCTCCGACTTCCTGCCC GCTGTGAAGATCCCCCAGCAGGCCGAGCTGGTGGACGAGGATGCCATGTCACAGATCCGCAAAGGCCACGACACCATGTGTGTGGTGCTCACCAGCCGCCACAAGAACCTGGACACCGTGCGGGCTGTGTGGACCACGGGCGACATCAAG ACGTCGGTGGACTCCGCTGTGGCCATCAACGACCTGTCGGTGGTGGTGGACCTCCTGAACATCGTCAACCAGAAAGC CTCCCTGTGGAAGCTGGACCTGTGCACCACGGTGCTGCCACAGATTGagaagcttctgcagagcaaataTGAGAG CTATGTCCAGACGGGCTGCACCTCCCTGAAGCTGATCCTGCAGCGGTTTCTGCCCCTCATCACGGACATGCTAGCGGCCCCTCCCTCCGTGGGTGTGGATATCAGTAGGGAGGAGAG GCTGCACAAGTGCCGGCTCTGCTACAAGCAGCTCAAGAGCATCAGCGGCCTGGTCAAGAGCAAGTCGGGCCTGAGCGGCCGCCACGGCAGTACATTCCGCGAGCTGCACCTGCTTATGGCCAGTCTGGACTGA
- the KATNB1 gene encoding katanin p80 WD40 repeat-containing subunit B1 isoform X2, giving the protein MATPVVTKTAWKLQEIVAHASNVSSLVLGKASGRLLATGGDDCRVNLWSINKPNCIMSLTGHTSPVESVRLNTPEELIVAGSQSGSIRVWDLEAAKILRTLMGHKANICSLDFHPYGEFVASGSQDTNIKLWDIRRKGCVFRYRGHSQAVRCLRFSPDGKWLASAADDHTVKLWDLTAGKMMSEFPGHTGPVNVVEFHPNEYLLASGSSDRTIRFWDLEKFQVVSCIEGEPGPVRSVLFNPDGCCLYSGCQDSLRVYGWEPERCFDVVLVNWGKVADLAICNDQLIGVAFSQSNVSSYVVDLTRVTRTGTVARDPVQDHRPLAQPPPNPSAPLRRIYERPSTTCSKPQRVKQNSESERRSPSSEDDRDERESRAEIQNAEDYNEIFQPKNSISRTPPRRSEPFPAPPEDDAATAKEAAKPSSAMDVQFPVPNPEVLPRPPVVASTPAPKAEPAIIPATRNEPIGLKASDFLPAVKIPQQAELVDEDAMSQIRKGHDTMCVVLTSRHKNLDTVRAVWTTGDIKTSVDSAVAINDLSVVVDLLNIVNQKASLWKLDLCTTVLPQIEKLLQSKYESYVQTGCTSLKLILQRFLPLITDMLAAPPSVGVDISREERLHKCRLCYKQLKSISGLVKSKSGLSGRHGSTFRELHLLMASLD; this is encoded by the exons AGCCTGACGGGCCACACGTCCCCAGTGGAGAGCGTCCGCCTCAACACCCCCGAGGAGCTCATCGTGGCTGGCTCCCAGTCGGGCTCCATCCGTGTCTGGGACCTGGAAGCTGCCAAAA TTCTTCGCACACTTATGGGACACAAAGCCAACATCTGCAGCCTGGATTTCCACCCGTACGGCGAGTTCGTAGCCTCCGGTTCCCAGGACACGAACATCAAG CTCTGGGACATCAGGAGGAAAGGCTGTGTCTTCCGATACAGG GGGCACAGCCAGGCCGTGCGGTGTCTCCGGTTCAGCCCCGATGGGAAGTGGTTGGCGTCGGCCGCAGATGACCACACCGTGAAG CTCTGGGATCTCACTGCTGGCAAGATGATGTCTGAGTTCCCTGGTCACACGGGGCCTGTCAATGTGGTCGAGTTTCACCCCAACGAGTACCTCCTGGCCTCTGGCAGCTCTGACAG GACAATCCGTTTCTGGGACCTAGAGAAGTTCCAGGTGGTGAGCTGCATCGAAGGGGAGCCTGGGCCTGTCAG GAGTGTCCTGTTCAACCCCGACGGCTGCTGCCTGTACAGCGGCTGCCAGGACTCGCTGCGTGTCTACGGCTGGGAACCTGAGCGGTGCTTTGATGTGGTCCTCGTCAACTGGGGCAAGGTGGCCGACCTGGCCATCTGCAATGACCAGTTG atAGGTGTGGCCTTCTCCCAGAGCAACGTCTCCTCCTACGTGGTGGATCTGACACGTGTCACCAGGACTGGCACGGTGGCCCGGGACCCTGTGCAGGACCACCGGCCCCTGGCACAGCCACCACCCAACCCCAGTGCCCCGCTCCGGCGCATCTACGAGCGGCCCAGCACAACCTGCAGCAAGCCTCAGAG GGTGAAGCAGAACTCAGAGAGCGAGCGCCGCAGCCCCAGCAGCGAGGATGACCGGGACGAGCGCGAGTCCCGCGCAGAGATCCAGAACGCCGAGGACTACAACGAGATCTTTCAGCCCAAGAACAGCATCA GTCGGACACCACCCCGGAGAAGTGAGCCCTTCCCTGCACCCCCAGAGGACG ATGCAGCCACAGCAAAGGAGGCAGCAAAGCCCAGCTCTGCCATGGATGTGCAGTTCCCAGTGCCAAAC CCGGAGGTCCTGCCCCGGCCCCCAGTGGTTGCTTCCACACCTGCACCCAAGGCTGAGCCTGCCATCATCCCTGCCACCCGGAATGAGCCCATCGGGCTGAAGGCCTCCGACTTCCTGCCC GCTGTGAAGATCCCCCAGCAGGCCGAGCTGGTGGACGAGGATGCCATGTCACAGATCCGCAAAGGCCACGACACCATGTGTGTGGTGCTCACCAGCCGCCACAAGAACCTGGACACCGTGCGGGCTGTGTGGACCACGGGCGACATCAAG ACGTCGGTGGACTCCGCTGTGGCCATCAACGACCTGTCGGTGGTGGTGGACCTCCTGAACATCGTCAACCAGAAAGC CTCCCTGTGGAAGCTGGACCTGTGCACCACGGTGCTGCCACAGATTGagaagcttctgcagagcaaataTGAGAG CTATGTCCAGACGGGCTGCACCTCCCTGAAGCTGATCCTGCAGCGGTTTCTGCCCCTCATCACGGACATGCTAGCGGCCCCTCCCTCCGTGGGTGTGGATATCAGTAGGGAGGAGAG GCTGCACAAGTGCCGGCTCTGCTACAAGCAGCTCAAGAGCATCAGCGGCCTGGTCAAGAGCAAGTCGGGCCTGAGCGGCCGCCACGGCAGTACATTCCGCGAGCTGCACCTGCTTATGGCCAGTCTGGACTGA